In Nocardia yunnanensis, one DNA window encodes the following:
- a CDS encoding LytR C-terminal domain-containing protein: MSNPNSPSGGPPLRALAMVLIALAIVFAGIGAMSLSSSDSSDASATSSSASAAPSTTPAAQQNSAKPSTTAPLAPTTTAAAPPTTTAPITTTVPPAPTTTAAPAGIDKTVPVRVLNNGTIAGLAKKTGDQLSADGFNVTEVGNYPNGVIQKTTVYYGSSPKEQALAQAIAAELGCAAVPRFPGIADSPSGVIVIVTDN, translated from the coding sequence GTGAGCAACCCGAATTCGCCGTCCGGCGGTCCGCCGCTGCGCGCCCTGGCGATGGTCCTGATCGCGCTGGCCATCGTGTTCGCGGGGATCGGCGCGATGTCGCTGTCGAGTTCGGACTCCTCCGACGCGAGCGCCACCTCCTCCTCCGCGAGCGCCGCCCCGTCCACCACCCCTGCGGCACAGCAGAATTCGGCCAAGCCCAGCACCACGGCGCCGCTCGCGCCGACCACCACCGCGGCCGCGCCGCCCACCACCACCGCGCCGATCACCACCACCGTCCCGCCCGCGCCGACCACGACCGCGGCCCCGGCGGGCATCGACAAGACGGTGCCGGTGCGGGTGCTCAACAACGGCACCATCGCCGGACTGGCCAAGAAGACCGGCGATCAGCTCTCCGCCGACGGTTTCAACGTCACCGAGGTGGGCAACTACCCGAACGGTGTCATTCAGAAAACGACTGTGTACTACGGCAGTTCGCCCAAGGAGCAGGCATTGGCCCAGGCCATCGCCGCCGAACTGGGCTGCGCGGCCGTACCCCGATTCCCCGGAATCGCCGACTCCCCGTCCGGTGTCATCGTCATCGTCACGGACAACTAG
- a CDS encoding N-acetylglutamate synthase, CG3035 family, protein MTASELPPIGKRVVVRYRLPAGYPQPLTDVIGELVATDPLTVRTADGQVVSIAWDRVVAWKPVGPRPIRTSEIRSLEAAAADGWPGLMRSWIDGWLLRAGEGYTNRANSAVPLGGTDGPALMDAATLERIGEWYAAHGLPLVLQLPDRLAAAPAAWRSWNETQVLAVDIENVMLPQGPPMVRFTAEPDGAWLSMHRHRGGDTDVGSTPSVEVLTAVRDGEVAFAALGLPAPLAIGRAALTTAPDGRRWVGLTCVAVAAGHRRHGLGSLVCAEMIRWGRTRGATHAYVQVSDDNDAALALYQEMGFVEHHRYRYAAP, encoded by the coding sequence ATGACCGCTTCCGAACTCCCGCCGATCGGCAAGCGGGTGGTGGTTCGCTACCGCCTGCCCGCGGGCTACCCGCAGCCCTTGACGGATGTGATCGGTGAACTCGTGGCGACCGACCCGCTGACCGTGCGCACCGCCGACGGGCAGGTGGTGTCGATCGCCTGGGATCGGGTGGTGGCGTGGAAACCGGTGGGTCCCCGGCCCATTCGCACCAGCGAGATCCGCTCCCTGGAGGCGGCCGCGGCCGACGGCTGGCCGGGGCTGATGCGCTCGTGGATCGACGGCTGGCTGCTGCGCGCCGGGGAGGGCTACACCAATCGCGCGAATTCCGCGGTGCCGCTGGGCGGTACGGACGGTCCCGCGCTGATGGACGCCGCCACCCTGGAGCGGATCGGCGAATGGTATGCCGCGCACGGCCTGCCGCTGGTGCTGCAGCTACCGGATCGGCTGGCCGCCGCGCCCGCGGCGTGGCGATCCTGGAACGAAACCCAGGTGCTGGCGGTCGATATCGAGAACGTGATGCTGCCGCAGGGCCCGCCGATGGTGCGGTTCACCGCCGAACCGGACGGCGCGTGGCTGTCGATGCACCGGCATCGCGGCGGCGACACCGATGTGGGCTCCACCCCGTCGGTGGAGGTGCTGACCGCGGTCCGCGACGGCGAGGTCGCCTTCGCCGCACTGGGTTTGCCCGCACCGCTGGCCATCGGCCGGGCCGCGCTCACCACCGCGCCGGACGGCCGCCGCTGGGTGGGCCTGACGTGTGTGGCGGTGGCGGCCGGGCATCGCCGTCACGGGCTGGGTTCGCTGGTGTGCGCGGAGATGATCCGCTGGGGGCGGACGCGCGGGGCCACGCACGCCTATGTGCAGGTGTCGGATGACAACGACGCGGCGCTGGCGTTGTATCAGGAGATGGGTTTCGTCGAGCATCACCGCTACCGGTACGCCGCGCCCTGA
- a CDS encoding oxygenase MpaB family protein, translating into MTDVTSRPQFDAPARTIREVDYGFFGPGSPTWKVWTAPTALIGFQRAVTLEHFDPDLTAAVADVGGIYSDPRGRLDHTFAYFLIAAVADSRMAVEASEHLMQVHAKATGIEPISGKRYSANNPDSQLWIHVTGWHSVLKCYEMYGPGPLTPEEEQQYWRECVIAAELQTCKPENVPTSRAEVREYFAQVRARLCSSERARRGMHYLLFTPSEKGIKLWAGSRLVAPAAIATLPEWMRVTGGFDQPGVLDAAYPPAVRAAMAVLKNDNLKLRVARHGIGKTTARLLSEHMRAGVPVNPVTVTPAQAKELYGRSTRSSA; encoded by the coding sequence ATGACTGATGTGACGTCACGTCCCCAGTTCGACGCGCCCGCGCGCACCATCCGCGAGGTCGATTACGGCTTCTTCGGACCCGGTTCGCCGACCTGGAAGGTGTGGACCGCGCCGACCGCGCTGATCGGTTTCCAGCGGGCGGTCACCCTCGAGCACTTCGACCCGGATCTGACCGCCGCCGTCGCGGATGTCGGTGGCATCTACAGCGATCCGCGCGGGCGGCTCGATCACACCTTCGCCTACTTCCTCATCGCCGCCGTGGCCGACAGCCGCATGGCCGTCGAGGCGTCCGAGCACCTCATGCAGGTGCACGCCAAGGCCACCGGCATCGAGCCGATCAGCGGAAAGCGTTACAGCGCAAACAATCCCGACTCGCAGCTGTGGATTCACGTCACCGGCTGGCATTCGGTGCTCAAGTGCTACGAGATGTACGGGCCCGGCCCGCTGACACCCGAGGAAGAGCAGCAGTACTGGCGGGAATGCGTCATCGCGGCGGAACTGCAGACCTGCAAACCCGAGAACGTCCCGACCTCGCGCGCCGAGGTGCGCGAATACTTCGCGCAGGTCCGGGCGCGGCTGTGCAGTTCCGAGCGCGCCCGCCGCGGCATGCACTACCTGCTGTTCACGCCCAGCGAGAAGGGCATCAAGCTGTGGGCGGGCAGCCGGCTGGTGGCCCCGGCGGCCATTGCCACGCTGCCCGAATGGATGCGCGTCACCGGCGGTTTCGATCAGCCCGGGGTGCTCGACGCGGCCTATCCGCCGGCCGTGCGCGCGGCCATGGCCGTGCTGAAGAACGACAACCTGAAACTGCGGGTGGCCCGCCACGGCATCGGCAAGACGACCGCCCGGCTGCTCTCGGAGCACATGCGAGCCGGGGTTCCGGTGAATCCCGTCACGGTCACTCCGGCGCAGGCCAAGGAACTGTACGGGCGTTCGACGCGGTCGAGCGCATAA
- a CDS encoding peptide deformylase, with protein sequence MAILPIRIVGDPVLHRATTPVTQSPEELAGLIADMFETMDAANGVGLAGNQVIIESEDELAPRLFVYDCPDEVAGGKMVRRRGCVVNPVLETSEIPEGMPDPEDDEEGCLSVPGEQFPTGRADWAKVTGTDEKGEPVEIEGRGFFARMLQHETGHLDGYLYVDVLVGRNARAAKKAIKRNGWGKPGSSWVPGTVPDPFGHDDDDLDD encoded by the coding sequence ATGGCTATTCTCCCGATTCGCATTGTCGGCGACCCGGTTCTGCACCGCGCGACCACTCCGGTCACGCAGTCACCGGAGGAGCTGGCGGGGCTGATCGCGGATATGTTCGAGACCATGGACGCCGCCAACGGGGTGGGGCTGGCCGGCAATCAGGTGATCATCGAGTCCGAGGACGAGCTCGCGCCGCGGCTGTTCGTCTACGACTGCCCGGACGAGGTGGCCGGCGGGAAGATGGTGCGCCGCCGCGGCTGTGTGGTCAATCCGGTGCTGGAGACCTCCGAGATCCCCGAGGGCATGCCGGATCCCGAGGACGACGAGGAGGGCTGCCTGTCGGTGCCGGGTGAGCAGTTCCCCACCGGCCGCGCCGACTGGGCGAAGGTCACCGGCACCGACGAGAAGGGCGAGCCGGTCGAGATCGAGGGCCGCGGCTTCTTCGCCCGGATGCTGCAGCACGAGACCGGCCACCTCGACGGCTACCTGTACGTGGACGTGCTGGTGGGCCGCAATGCGCGCGCCGCCAAGAAGGCCATCAAGCGAAACGGCTGGGGCAAGCCGGGTTCGAGCTGGGTGCCCGGCACCGTGCCGGACCCGTTCGGGCACGACGACGACGATCTCGACGACTGA
- a CDS encoding acyl-CoA dehydrogenase family protein, translating into MTQTLFNPKTCEFTEFDAETRRLLRATVDYFEAFGKVRLLAESRDRVWYADFLDFVKRERVFATFLTPAAQAGGDPNKRWDTARIAMMSKILGFYGMQYWYVWQVTILGLGPIWQSANAEAKARAAALLESGEIFAFGLSEQEHGADIYSTDMVLSPTPGGGYSATGGKYYIGNGNLAGMVSVFGRRADKPIIDSSDFLRTMTDEEYSGYLFFAADSRHKNYKLRKNVVDSQMYVAAFDLDDYPVAEADILHTGRAAFDAAMNTVNVGKFNLGFGAVGACEHAMFEAVTHAHGRILFGHRVTEFPQVKSLLADSFARLIGMKLYSERAIDYMRSANADDRRYLLFNAIEKMSVTRHGQQLYEDLADVIAARGFENDMYFPMAMTGMFGLPRLEGTVHVNMALSLKFMPNFMFHPADAALAALRYLPGAGVAPKGAVRAVSGALSWTSRHAAPAVKAVPALKVEFARAAHAPVPTRRDSADDEFLFRQGPSSGLGKIRFTDWRAVFEKFAHIPNVAVFLEQALAFQALLAAATPTAAQQQDVDFLFALGELFTTLPYAQLILEQAEIAGADEAVLDQLFDLFVREFSRHALTLHTKPAATRAQQTRALDLVRRPIPSDTRFARVLEQVTALAGQYEMNP; encoded by the coding sequence ATGACCCAGACCCTGTTCAACCCGAAGACCTGCGAATTCACCGAGTTCGACGCGGAGACCCGGCGGCTGCTGCGCGCCACCGTCGACTATTTCGAAGCCTTCGGCAAGGTCCGGCTGCTGGCCGAGAGCCGGGACCGGGTCTGGTACGCCGATTTCCTGGACTTCGTCAAGCGCGAACGCGTCTTCGCGACCTTCCTGACCCCGGCCGCGCAGGCCGGCGGCGATCCGAACAAGCGCTGGGACACCGCGCGCATCGCCATGATGAGCAAGATCCTCGGCTTCTACGGCATGCAGTACTGGTACGTCTGGCAGGTGACGATCCTGGGCCTCGGCCCGATCTGGCAGAGCGCCAATGCCGAAGCGAAGGCCCGGGCCGCCGCCCTGCTGGAGTCCGGCGAGATCTTCGCGTTCGGGCTCTCCGAACAGGAGCACGGCGCGGACATCTACTCCACGGATATGGTGCTGTCGCCCACGCCGGGCGGCGGCTACTCGGCCACCGGCGGCAAGTACTACATCGGCAACGGCAATCTGGCGGGCATGGTGTCGGTGTTCGGCCGCCGCGCCGACAAGCCGATCATCGACTCCTCGGACTTCCTGCGGACGATGACCGACGAGGAGTACTCCGGCTACCTGTTCTTCGCCGCCGACTCCCGGCACAAGAACTACAAGCTGCGCAAGAACGTCGTCGACTCCCAGATGTACGTCGCCGCTTTCGATCTCGACGACTATCCGGTCGCCGAAGCCGACATCCTGCACACCGGACGGGCGGCCTTCGACGCCGCCATGAACACTGTCAACGTCGGCAAGTTCAACCTCGGCTTCGGGGCGGTCGGCGCGTGTGAGCACGCCATGTTCGAGGCCGTCACCCACGCGCACGGCCGAATCCTGTTCGGGCACCGCGTGACCGAGTTCCCGCAGGTGAAATCGCTGCTCGCGGACAGCTTCGCGCGGCTGATCGGCATGAAGCTCTACAGCGAGCGCGCCATCGACTACATGCGCAGCGCCAATGCCGACGACCGGCGGTATCTGCTGTTCAACGCCATCGAGAAGATGTCGGTCACCCGGCATGGGCAGCAGCTGTACGAGGATCTCGCCGATGTCATCGCCGCGCGCGGCTTCGAGAACGACATGTACTTCCCGATGGCCATGACCGGCATGTTCGGGCTGCCGCGCCTGGAGGGCACGGTGCACGTGAACATGGCGCTGTCGCTGAAGTTCATGCCCAACTTCATGTTCCATCCCGCCGATGCCGCGCTCGCGGCGCTGCGCTACCTGCCCGGCGCGGGCGTCGCCCCCAAGGGCGCGGTGCGCGCGGTGTCGGGTGCGCTGAGCTGGACCAGCCGGCATGCTGCTCCGGCCGTCAAGGCCGTGCCTGCGCTGAAGGTCGAATTCGCCCGTGCCGCACACGCTCCCGTGCCGACCCGACGCGACAGCGCCGACGACGAGTTCCTGTTCCGGCAGGGCCCGAGCAGTGGCCTGGGCAAGATTCGGTTCACAGATTGGCGTGCGGTGTTCGAGAAGTTCGCGCACATCCCGAATGTCGCGGTCTTCCTGGAACAGGCCCTCGCCTTCCAGGCCCTGCTGGCCGCCGCCACCCCGACCGCCGCCCAGCAGCAGGACGTCGATTTCCTCTTCGCCCTCGGCGAGCTGTTCACCACCCTCCCGTACGCCCAGCTCATCCTGGAACAGGCCGAGATCGCGGGCGCCGACGAGGCCGTGCTGGACCAGCTGTTCGACCTGTTCGTGCGCGAGTTCTCCCGCCACGCCCTGACCCTGCATACCAAGCCCGCCGCCACCAGGGCGCAGCAGACCCGCGCCCTGGACCTGGTCCGCCGCCCGATCCCCTCGGATACCCGCTTCGCACGGGTGTTGGAGCAGGTCACGGCCCTGGCGGGCCAGTACGAGATGAACCCCTGA
- a CDS encoding acyl-CoA dehydrogenase, which yields MSHYKANLRDIEFNLFEVLGIGELLDQGAYGDLDADTAREMLAEAKRLAEGPIADSFVDADRNPVEFLPDQHTITVPESLKKTVAAVNEAGYSGLGMSEDMGGVPAPNALIWGIQEMIVAANNSASFFNMGPLMHKVLFDEGTEQQRKWATHAWENRWGGTMVLTEPDAGSDVGMGRTKAVEQADGTWHIEGVKRFISGGDVGDTAENIFHLVLARPEGAGPGTKGLSLFVVPRFLFDTETMALGEKNGALVTGVEHKMGIKSSPTCEITFGGAKPAVGYLVGGVHNGIAQMFKVIENARMMVGTKATGALSTGYLNALEYAKQRVQGADLTQMADKAAPRVTITHHPDVRRSLATQKAYAEGLRALYMYCASYQNADVAQANYGVDAELAERVNDLLLPIVKGCGSDRAYESLTESLQTLGGSGYLQDYPIEQYIRDCKIDSLYEGTTAIQAQDFFFRKIIRDKGVALGHVSGLIQKFVDGGPDRFKVERELLGAALADVQAMAATLTSYLMAAQQQVDEVYKVGLGSVRFLYAVGDLVIAWRLLEQAAIAQAALDAGAADKDQNFYTGKVGVASWFAKNKLPLLSGVRAVLETLDNDIMKLDEAAF from the coding sequence GTGTCCCATTACAAGGCGAACCTACGAGACATCGAGTTCAACTTGTTCGAGGTACTGGGCATCGGGGAACTGCTGGACCAGGGCGCCTACGGCGACCTGGACGCCGACACCGCGCGGGAGATGCTCGCCGAGGCGAAGCGCCTGGCGGAGGGGCCGATCGCGGACTCCTTCGTCGATGCCGACCGCAATCCGGTCGAGTTCCTCCCCGACCAGCACACCATCACCGTGCCGGAATCGCTGAAGAAGACCGTGGCCGCGGTCAACGAGGCGGGCTACTCGGGGCTGGGCATGTCCGAGGACATGGGCGGGGTACCCGCGCCCAACGCTCTCATCTGGGGCATCCAGGAGATGATCGTGGCCGCCAACAACTCGGCCTCCTTCTTCAACATGGGCCCGCTCATGCACAAGGTGCTCTTCGACGAGGGCACCGAGCAGCAGCGCAAGTGGGCCACCCACGCGTGGGAAAACCGTTGGGGCGGAACGATGGTGCTGACCGAGCCCGACGCGGGCTCCGATGTCGGCATGGGCCGCACCAAGGCCGTCGAGCAGGCCGACGGCACCTGGCACATCGAGGGCGTCAAGCGCTTCATCTCCGGCGGCGACGTGGGCGACACCGCCGAGAACATCTTCCACCTGGTGCTGGCCCGCCCCGAGGGCGCCGGCCCCGGCACCAAGGGCCTGTCGCTGTTCGTGGTGCCGCGCTTCCTGTTCGACACCGAGACCATGGCGCTGGGTGAGAAGAACGGTGCGCTGGTCACCGGCGTCGAGCACAAGATGGGCATCAAGTCCTCGCCCACCTGTGAGATCACCTTCGGTGGCGCCAAGCCGGCCGTCGGCTACCTGGTGGGCGGCGTGCACAACGGCATCGCGCAGATGTTCAAGGTCATCGAGAACGCGCGAATGATGGTGGGCACCAAGGCCACCGGCGCGCTGTCGACCGGCTACCTGAACGCGCTCGAGTACGCCAAGCAGCGCGTGCAGGGCGCCGATCTGACCCAGATGGCCGACAAGGCCGCGCCGCGCGTCACCATCACCCACCACCCGGACGTGCGCCGCTCGCTGGCCACCCAGAAGGCGTACGCCGAGGGCCTGCGCGCGCTGTACATGTACTGCGCCTCCTACCAGAACGCCGATGTGGCACAGGCGAATTACGGCGTCGACGCCGAACTGGCCGAGCGGGTCAACGATCTGCTGCTGCCCATCGTCAAGGGCTGCGGCTCCGACCGCGCCTACGAGAGCCTCACCGAATCGCTGCAGACCCTGGGCGGTTCGGGCTACCTGCAGGACTACCCGATCGAGCAGTACATCCGCGACTGCAAGATCGATTCGCTGTACGAGGGCACCACTGCCATCCAGGCGCAGGACTTCTTCTTCCGCAAGATCATTCGCGACAAGGGCGTGGCGCTCGGTCACGTCTCGGGCCTGATCCAGAAGTTCGTCGACGGCGGCCCCGACCGGTTCAAGGTCGAGCGCGAACTGCTCGGCGCGGCCCTGGCCGACGTGCAGGCCATGGCGGCCACGCTGACCAGCTACCTGATGGCCGCGCAGCAGCAGGTCGACGAGGTCTACAAGGTCGGCCTGGGCTCGGTCCGATTCCTGTACGCCGTGGGCGATCTCGTCATCGCGTGGCGACTGCTGGAGCAGGCCGCCATCGCGCAGGCCGCGCTGGACGCCGGTGCGGCGGACAAGGATCAGAACTTCTACACCGGCAAGGTCGGTGTCGCCTCCTGGTTCGCGAAGAACAAGCTGCCGCTGCTGAGCGGTGTGCGCGCGGTCCTCGAGACCCTCGACAACGACATCATGAAGCTGGACGAGGCCGCTTTCTAG
- a CDS encoding exodeoxyribonuclease III, with protein MRIATWNVNSIRTRQDRVLAWLDRADIDVLAMQETKCKDEQFPFEAFEAAGYEAAHVGINQWNGVAIASRVGLDQVEIGFPGQPGFDKDAGESLLSTPVVESRAIGATCGGVRVWSLYVPNGRALADPHYAYKLEWLAALRDAGAKWLSEDPDAQIALVGDWNIAPTDLDVWSPEFFRGRTHVSEPERDAFEAFGETGFTDVMRPFHPGPGVYTYWDYTQLRFPRREGMRIDFILGSPALSARVTDANVDREERKGKGASDHAPVVAELAD; from the coding sequence GTGCGCATCGCCACCTGGAACGTGAATTCGATTCGCACCCGGCAGGATCGGGTGCTGGCCTGGCTGGACCGCGCCGATATCGACGTGCTGGCCATGCAGGAAACCAAGTGCAAGGACGAGCAGTTCCCGTTCGAGGCGTTCGAGGCGGCGGGCTACGAGGCCGCGCACGTGGGCATCAATCAGTGGAACGGCGTCGCCATCGCCTCCCGGGTGGGCCTGGATCAGGTCGAGATCGGCTTTCCGGGGCAGCCGGGGTTCGACAAGGACGCGGGGGAATCGTTGCTGAGCACGCCGGTGGTGGAGTCCCGGGCGATCGGCGCGACCTGCGGCGGGGTGCGGGTGTGGAGCCTGTACGTGCCCAACGGCCGCGCCCTGGCCGATCCGCACTACGCCTACAAGCTGGAATGGCTTGCCGCGCTGCGGGATGCGGGCGCGAAATGGCTGTCGGAGGATCCGGACGCGCAGATCGCGCTGGTCGGCGACTGGAATATCGCGCCGACCGATCTGGATGTCTGGTCGCCGGAGTTCTTCCGCGGCAGGACGCATGTGTCCGAACCGGAGCGGGATGCCTTCGAGGCCTTCGGCGAGACGGGCTTCACCGATGTGATGCGGCCGTTCCATCCGGGCCCGGGCGTCTACACCTACTGGGATTACACGCAGTTGCGCTTCCCTCGCCGGGAGGGCATGCGCATCGATTTCATTCTCGGCTCGCCCGCCCTCTCGGCCCGGGTCACCGACGCGAACGTGGACCGCGAGGAGCGAAAGGGCAAGGGCGCCAGCGATCATGCCCCGGTCGTGGCCGAGCTGGCGGACTGA
- a CDS encoding DUF3263 domain-containing protein, with protein MDSAAARDIPASEDGVPAVSSDHSERVADEAGAHGLSRRELDILDFERKWWKYAGAKEEAIRELFDLSPTRYYQVLNTVVDKPEALAADPMLVKRLRRLRASRQKTRAARRLGFQV; from the coding sequence ATGGACAGCGCAGCGGCACGAGACATCCCCGCAAGCGAGGACGGTGTCCCCGCGGTCTCCTCCGATCATTCGGAGCGCGTGGCCGACGAGGCTGGCGCGCACGGGCTTTCCCGCCGCGAACTCGACATTCTCGACTTCGAGCGCAAATGGTGGAAGTACGCCGGCGCCAAAGAGGAAGCCATTCGCGAGCTGTTCGACCTCTCGCCCACCCGCTACTACCAGGTGCTCAATACCGTGGTCGACAAGCCCGAAGCCCTGGCCGCCGACCCCATGCTGGTCAAGCGCCTGCGTCGGCTGCGCGCCAGCCGTCAGAAGACCAGGGCCGCACGTCGTCTCGGTTTCCAGGTCTAG